Part of the Vigna unguiculata cultivar IT97K-499-35 chromosome 3, ASM411807v1, whole genome shotgun sequence genome, CTACTCAATCATAAATTCAAGGACCTAAGGATTGAGTTGTTGGGTGAAGACACGAgtcattaatatataaaaaaagaacacATTCTTAACAGGAGAACCTTCTGGGCTTAAAGCATGAATAATACACAGCTCTGCTCTACTTCATGctgaaattcattttttaaagaaaatagaagAGTATAACCATGATCAAACTCCTGACTACTCAATCATAAAAGACTCCTTTTTCATGTCAGGGACGAGTGTTATCAATGGTAGAATATAGAAGAAAGCAAATTTCACTATATATACATGCCATTGTGGCTTATGGTGTGCCAAAATAGCAATTCACCTTCACATATTGCCTATGGCAATTGAGAAATAATCTGTCACTCCATTATGCCATGGCACCACTATTTAACAACAATGTCAATGTTCAATGCTCTCAAAAGCTTACTTAGTTACTAACTGAAGGATTACAAATGGACTGtgagtataataaatataacccATTACCTGCAGTATTGAGTATGCATGTCCTTGCACAATGCCACTAGAAGAGACGTGCACGTCAGAACCTGATGGACTTCCTGCGCCTAAGAGAAAACCTTCTTGCTTGAAGCGCAATAATTGAGACCACAATCTACCACTTGCAAGGTCAATCTGGGCTTCACCACTCCTCATGTCAATTTCCTCCCCTGCACCCCCAGTGAGATCCACCAGAGCATCCTGAACAAGCCCACCTTCTAGTGCTTCGTAAGAGCCATGCAACTTTGCATATGCCTTCTCCAATATAGAGACCCAAAGTTCATAACCCTTTTTACTCGTAGCAAATGCAGGTTTACCCGGTAATTCACAAGGAATCCAATCATCAACAACAACCGGAATCCACTCACCCTAGATACCATAAACCAAAATATGCAAATAACTAAGACGCCAAATTAAGGAAATGACAGCATATCCCAACACAATGCAACTTGAACTCCTCTAAAAGTGAACAGAGATActatatgaattttataagtgacaacaactaaaatttaaaacaaaattaattgagTTTTCAGAATCAGGTGGAGGTATAACTGACAAATTTTctcttgaattttttaattaactttttatcatGAAAACAATTTATCAACAGAATAGTCTCCCACCCCCTACACCCACCATAAGTTTAGCTAAAGCCTGCTcctaaaaaacataatttgtttaGGAAAAACAGCTAAACCAAGAAAaccaaaagagttcttcaattTTCATTACCATTTTGAATGTCAACATAAGAATTAGAACATTTTTACCACTCTCGTTAATAACCTCTCTGAGAATGTAGAAAAGACAAGGTAGCAAGCAACCAATTGATTACTATGCTATCTAAGGCTTCAAGGCATCATAACAATTGCCATTTATTGGCAAACATTAGTTATCCAGTTACAGAgtgaaaaagagataaataaaaagaaactgATTCAAATCTGGTGAAATCCAACTATTTTTATATGCTTATTACCTGAACACAGAAGCGAACAGTGTAAATTCCCTCCTCATTGTAATCTGGAGTGATGATTACCTCTGATATACGTGAAACCTCTGTGAGAACAGCAACAGCACTCAAGAACCAACAATCACCTAAACGGCCCTgttcaatataaataacaattaatacaTAGAAAAACCTAAATACTATCAATACAAACATTTATTTCCAAAGTAAAACATGAGACCTGACAAACATCTGAAGGATTTGGAGCTCCTGAAAATAAGCACTGACGACGGTCAAAATGGTTTTGTCTAGCAATTTCATTTGGCCTCGACCACTCGGAAACAACCTGTATATATGAAACATTTTACATGGGGGAATATAGCATACTAAaagatataaattaataaagaaaaatacctGTAACTTTGCAGGGGGATTGGAAGGGTCCACAAACAATGAGTGATCACTGGGAGGAAATTCCTGATCAGTAAATTGTGTCTCCCCTCTAGCATAGAGAGCTTCTTTGATGGCTAATTCTACAGATAGCATCCGCTGAATAATCTCTTCTTGTGTTTCTATTCTAGGTTTCCTATACTTCCTTGAAAAGGAATCAATATCCACCACCATGCCATCACGTTCTGACCTTCTTTTCCTCCCACTAGAATATTGCCCATCCCAATCTACATCATCTCTGTCATACAAATCTACATCGGCAGGATCACTGTCCCAACCATCAATCTAAGCAGAAGATGTGTTAATAAGATTAGCCATAGTATACTATATATATTGCACATGGTAGAGAAGTTGGCAGTGCTAATAGCTTACtcagtgtgtgtgtgtgtgtgtgtgtgtgtatgtatactgcttttaaaatttgaattacatCTTTTTTCATACAGGAAGGGACTGACAGGAAAGGAAGAAGCAGCAGCATACCCTAGAAGGTGAATCAGCCCACTGCCAATTATCTTCAGGGAAATCAAGTGCACCAAAGTCCGCTGAAGCCAAGGAAGTATAGAGAGAAGAAACCTCATCATCAGTTAAGCACCTTCCCCAGAGAAATGCATCCATGATATGCATCTTAGATTCAACCCCCTCGCTGTCTGATCTACCAAATGCATCAATATCTGTTGGTGGTCTAACACCAACCCACACTTCTGTCCCCTCTTCCCAAATGCTGCTACCCACACACAATGGCAATCCATTCTGGTAACCATCAAATCCACCATCTAAATAACAGGTTGCTTCACCTAAATTGGCATCAATTGTCATGGTTACAATATGCCACCTGCAATATATTTACCACACAAAGATGTTAGAACCTGCAAATAACTTTTTGGTGGAaacacatattatatatatatatatatatatatatatatatatatatatatatatatatatatatacatatatatatatatatatatacatatatatatataaatatatatatatatatatagctgcATTGAAGTCCTGTGTTCCAAAATATTTGTGCAGTATAAATTGTTACTTTCACCTAATAACAAAAGTCAATCCTAactgtatttatatttaaagataaatccaaccCTGTACATTTCAAGGAAGATAGCTGgcagagattgaatttttttacctttgaatttttttatcatcgaTAATATTTTCAAGAATACAAAGACTAACGTGTTATTAAACTAAGAATATTGTTTAACACTACTTCAACAGACACTAAAAATGCAAAGACTGTCTAACTCGTGAACCTGAACTTCAGAAGACAGCATACTacacattcataaaaataaagagaaagacCAAACCTTCCATCTGCAATACTTGTTGCACTGATACTCCACTCCTTTGCAACAGTGGTTTGCCTATCACCTTTAGTAATCAATCTAAGCCCAACTTGTCCAGCCTCAATACCTTGTTCAGATCCAGCCACGAGAATTTCCCAGCATATCTTCTTCTGAAACTCAGTACCCAATAGACAAATTGGACCAGATTCAGGTTGTATCATCAAGGCAATAGAAAAGCTAACTTTTTGACTTTGACATAGACTAGAATCAATCGGGCCACAATGCCTGCCACTGGCTGTTGGCTCATCATCAAGAACACATATGGCACCTGCCATTCCCGTCTGCAAAGATACAATAAATTCACTGTCACTAAAGTAGTCTCCAGACGTAAAGGATTGTTTTATAAacaccaataaaaaaatgacttaaaagTCTTGTAAACTGTGCATTGATTAAAAGTCACCTTAAATATGACTTACTaagtaaatattacaaaaagCAATATAAAACTACATGGCAACCTGGGATTTGGAGACAAttgcaataaaatttatttataccaTCAGTgaattgtaattaaattatttttcatcaatttttccAGTGAACCATCCACCATTCAGATGTGTGTGCACTTGcagaaattttaatatagattattattaaaaagaaaatgcagTTAGCTGAATGAGCTGCAGGGAAAGGAATGAATATGCAATGGAACAGAATTCTTAGGAAAATAATAATGCAGCACAAAGCTCAAGGTCACCAAAGGTACATTTAATGAGGTAGGGAGATCGGTTTTGGGTGGGCAACAGAAAACTAACAGGCAACCTGGCACCAGAGTATGAGGGGTGTACATGTGGGTTTACTGTGAGGAGATAGTAAATCAGGGAAGGTTGCGTagtatatactatgaaattaaGCTTGGTCTGGAAGATTAGACATTCTTGAAACTCTTTACGAGACTTTCATCTTTGTACCACTGTACACAGAATATACCAGGATCTGAATCGAATACAAATATTTCATACTTAATATCTTTCTTTTAGTCCTTCTTGATTGTTTGTACCTATCAAAgaaatttggtttaattaacAAAGAatgaatatttgaattaataagtTTTATgtttatcaataatattttatgtttagaCCTTGgtttgcttaaaaaattatttcaataaaataacagTTTTAACCTTTAgctttttacatataatattgatttaaaataagtcttaaaattgttttactaCTTTTAAGGATACAAAgcactatttatatttaaaaaaaaagatggtCAAATACCagttaagataaaataaaatattcacattcaaaataaattttcgaCCACAATCAATATGCTAATTGAAAGCCGAAAATGGGAACAGAGACCACTTCATCATTAATTACGCCGCAGATAATGAAAAAAGAGGATGATTATTCCatcaaattactttttaatcctGTTGAATGCCTTCCGATAAATTAAACAAGccgttagaaaaaaaatcatgccAAATGCTATCAAAATTCAGAATTGATATAAAAGACTAATAATAAACCTGAAGGGCACGCCGAGACAACTGTGAAGCACGAATTCTACGAGCAATGCTTGAAACCCTCTCCCGAGCAAAAGAATCATCTAGAACAGAATCACCTCCAACTGCACGTACTGCAGCTGCCATGGCAGCAGCCTCTCTGCTGCTAGCATTAGGAATGGAGGAGAGCAAAGAAGCTTCTATCTCCTTCCATTTACGTTCCTCTTTTTCAAGTAGGGCCTTCCTCCTTTCTTTTCCTCTCCCCTCCTCTTCACGCCTCTGCATGAAGACTTCCTCTTCCATCTCCTTTTCTCTTATGTAACTAGAAAATTCATCGCAAAACATTTAGATGGAAAAGACTTGGTAAAGTTACTTTACGTTTATTAATCAGATATTCAGGAAAGTACCTCTCCTGAATGATTTCAAATTGCCTACGATCTTCTGGCATCcacttctttattttcttagcACTTAAATCAGAAAATCCAATACTGTCAAGAAACAGTCTCAAACGAACCTCATCCTACCAAAGAAAAAGGATTAACAGTGTCACAGAAAAACACTAGATATCACCTAACCATATGCAAAACTAGAAATCCATTACCTGTGCTTGTTCTGCCTTCGATGTTAAACCAAGTAACAAAAGCAAATAACCTCCAAATTTGTCCCACATGTAGACCCACTCCGTATCAATGGCCTCTTCTAGTGCCAGAATTCGAGCATGAGCACACATTACTCTTCTATAATCCACATCACTTGTTGGCTCATGGCGAAATGTCCTTTGATATCTTAGTCTACTGAAGAACGAACCCGCAACTAACTCTTCATTTCTCAAGCGGTCTCTCAATTTCATCACATCAGCTCTGGGAAGCACAAAATTCCCTGCCCTATCACGCATAATGGTAGGATCTCCAATCAAAAGTGCAGCAGAACTAGCCGACCTCTGTGGTGCTGAGTAGGTTCCAGATAATGCATTTCTGGTCTGCAATGAATATCATTAATATCCAGTTCAATTACATTGACAATTGCATGAGCTCTATTCCAACAATAACATTGACAGATCTGTTAAAGAAACTaataagaggataaaaaataaagagaaaattattCCAGCAATTgcttttttcaaatataatgcaaaataaacattataaacaaGCATTAAAAATGCCAAATACAAAGTGTCTTGGTACCTAACTAAACCCCACAAAACCAGACATGTAAATTTGAAGTTTGCACCCCACTCATGTATTTTCCCGTTACACTCCCTCACACCCAACATTATTGACATAGGAGAGTGGATAATGACATGTGATCCTTATCACCTTAGGAATGTTGGGTTTTGAATCTAACTCAGTCCTACACAACCTACTTGTAAGAAGATTGAGTATTGAGTCCACTCTACCCCACTTAAATACTATATTTTGTTGGCACAATGGAGATGTCGGTCTTTCACAACAGAGTGATGATGTATAAAATACTATCAAATAAATATACTCACATCACACGGCTATAATCAGTATAAAAATTTCTCAGAATGATAGCAAAAGTATTTAACTTCAGAGAAGTAAACTAAAGGTTAACAATAATTGTTTCTGAGAAGGATTAAATGTTTTAGCTATATGCATAGGCATAAAATAGCTGTTGTGAATATTAGTATGCCTACTACTCCAAACAAAGCTAGGATCacaagaataaaataaacatattggcAAAATAGGGCCATGTAATCTTATCTGTAAATGTACTCACCTTTGTAGCCGATCTAGCAATTGCTTGAATAACAGTTTCTTTACCGAGAAAATGTACAGCATCTTCCATCATCTGTACATTATATACAAAAGGTTAGAACTTCAAGTCGAACAAAGTTTGGCACACTTTCATTCTTGTGAATCCATTCATCCAATTTTAAAGTAGTTTAAAAAGTCAGTACTTATTGCAATGAGTTCACAAACCTTAAGAGTTAGGCAAGGACGAGATACAGCAAACCCAAATGAAACAACTAGAGTAATTGCTGATACAGCCGCACCAGCAAAGGGCGGATAAATCTTTAAACTTGCAACAACCCCCCAGCCTTCAGTTGCCAGGGCAATCCCATATAGCATGAGAAAGGACACACTGTACATAGCAGATAAATGTGGTAGATACATTAAGTAATAAATTAGATAACATATACAATCAAAGAAAACATTAAttgcataattaaaaataattgaatcatgTTTAGAGTGTGGTGATAAACCTGACATTCTTTCCACAATCTGCGTGAGCATCATACACATACACTGGCAAAACTCGAGGAGAATATACAACAATGGGATTTGAAAGCAGAACCTGGGGAATAGTGAAAAAAAGCACAACAAATTAACCTGAGAAAAACAACGATGAAGCAGTAAAGCATTACCGATTCAACTGGTGGATATGATAAGATTGAAAATTAGAGTAACTTACAGTCAATGACCGTCCggcaagaagaaaaagaaaagaaaaataaccaACTGATGCTCCAACAAATGGTTTACCTGAAAAAAGAGTGCAAAAAGGACAATGTTAGCAGATCTCCAATGTCTAATAAGTTATGCATATCAATGCCAATATAATCGACTGCGCCACCACCTTCAAACCATCCAACAAGAAATGCTGCCAAAGCCAACAGGAAAGCAAGGAAGCAAACAAAGACCATTTGTGTCCGgcttaaataaaaattgtttgatgCCCAGTGGTGAATGGCCCCAATTGCTAACACCATAAGGAGAAGAATCAAAAGAAATGCTACCCCAATCTGCGGTACAAAGAGTTTCAGCCAAAGAAGTTTGACCTTGGGAAAGGTCCAGTTAAAGAGACATTGAATTCAACACAGAATTGAATTGCACTTACAGTCCATGGCTTGACAACAACTATCAAAGCTGAAATAGCACCAAGCAGAAGCACAAGACCAATTATAACAAAGATATATACACCACGAGAAAGTTTCCAATCATCATCCTTCCtgaaaataaagattttaaaaaatatcagaCATCTGTCAAACAACAAGATAACAACCATACCAATTTACCATAAAGAAAAATTGACAAATACAAGAAAGTTTTGCCTACCACTTAAGTAATCCACAGCAAAGTGACAGCAATGCTGGAATGCAGACTAAAGGAAGTAAAGCGGCTAAAAAATCACCGTTTGTTGGAACATGTTCATCCCTGGTTTTGATAACTTCTAAATAAGAAACCCCACAAAATGCTACAAGGATAACTGCAGCAAGAAAAAGgttatagaaataaataattagataccATCAATAACAGAAGCACTTGTCATATCTTAGCACATTAGGTGTGGAGTATGGAATGAtttgtaaaaacagataaaatacCTGCAAAAAGCCCAATAAAGATAGCAGAGGAAAGGGAGAAGCGATACGTTGCAAACCATGAAATTATTGGTAGCACACTAGTAACAACTAAACCAATTACAGATGCCATTGCCCAGCCGAGAAAAACATATGATGTGTAAGGGGAGCCCAAAACTTTTGGATCACCATTCAACCCCTTGTATCTTAAATCATCTAAAGGCTTCGCAGAAACTATTGCTCCCAAGGCCAGTACAGATCCAACAAATACTGACATAGAGATAATAAGAATAATACCCTGTAATAAGAACGAGACAAGCTTATGCATTGAAAATCCATTAAACTTgacagaaaaaaagagaaacatgTGCACTACACACCACCTACGCAACAAATTCATGAATTAAAATCTCCCATATCcagaaaattataaactaaaatatgtgCTTCTTTGTAAATTAGCACCCAGGAAGTATTGGATAAGTCATAATAAGATGGTATGAAAAAAGTCACTCAAACATAAAAATAGCTATATTAGCACAAGACAATACATCAACATAAAAATGTTGGAACTGCTGTTTCAGACAAGATGGTGACAGATAGAAGGATTGTTTTCAAGTCTTCCGTTGGTGCATAGTCTGTGATTGCTTTAAGGATCTCCAAGTGATTAGATAGATTCCGCTTCATTTTTATTATGCTGTAATGGTCTAAATGGGTGGAAGGGGAGTGCAGCAGAATGGAACAATACTATGTTCATTCTTTGGATTGTTCaaaataagatgaaatgaaatatagtaaaaaataacTCAAGGTAAGCTCTGTCTGAATTGTTTAAAACTGAATGGAACCAAATGAAGTGCAATCCATTCCATTCCAACTAATACCCTTCGTTTCCTCCCCTCCAATTTcagaaaaatgaaatgaaagcaGCAGTTTTTTTGGttcaaatatatacaaataatgGAATGGTGGCTTCATTCCATTCTGTACCATCTCAAGTTCAATTCCATTCCACTTGTCTAGAGATAACCAAACAAAGGCGGCTTCTTTCAGTTCATTGTTTCAGATTGTCAATTTCATtacttttaaaatgtgtaatgTTTTATGACCACCATTGCCCCTGCCCCAGAAAATAATTGAATGTCACCTTCTGATCCCTCTTAATACTACTTtctcataaataaaaatagaaaatcttTGTAAGTTCAAATCAGGTATCTTTGGTTTGACACTGATGAGGATGTTGGATAGGATACAAAATACTATAGTGCCACTATAGCAGGATAGAAGTGCAGAAGCGCCTTCCCACTACAAGAGCTGCTGTAGCAGTGCAGATTATCGTAGAAGGTTGAAAAGTGACTTACTTTTGGAAATTCAATTTCTGTAAACGAAATCTACTACACTAATCAAcgtgaaaattttaaagaagtCTTGAATTTAGAAGATGATGATTAAGGGTCTCTGTGGATGAGTTTCTCCAGTTAAGAGTAAAAATGTAGAGAAGTTATACAAGAGAACTTATGCAAATTAGTTTGGCAGTGGGCAATGGCGGAAGAAGTGGGGTGGAGAAGAAAGATGACAGCTTCATGCAGAAAAATAACAGCAAAGTGGAGAagaaacactttttcttttattcttatccAGCTGCAACTTATTACCACCAATATAAACCGCAGCCGCCACTGCTCGCAAGTTGCCGCCACCACCGGCcaagccttttttttttttcttctgcacTTTCACtataactattttttcaaaaagaaaaactattttcactataatattattaattttccaTTACGATTACATGTGGTATGATTATATTTCTTTAGAAAGTGATGTTTCCGCCATAACCCGTAATGGTTtccattataaatttataacgaAATTTTGAGACTCCAATATTTTCCATTATCTGATATCAATAACACTGCTTGTGGCAGGCTATTTGCTCAACACATCATTTACGATTTCACCCATCCTTAGGCATAACATTTGTAATTCCAATCACATTCTAGCAAGTAACAATGGCTTTAAACTATTATAGTTACTATTTGCCACGTATTATATGTAGAAACTACTTGTTAGAGATAAAGAAGCTACAGACGTAAGGTAAATAGGAAAGACATTAGATTTAACCTTCTTTGTTTGTGGCATTCGGTCATTTCCAGCACTTCCAGTACAATTTACATGGGGAACCCAAAATTGGTAGCCATTACAAATCCATATGGGAATGGCAACAGAAAGGCATGCCACCATTAGTGGCACAGTCAAAGATATACCAAGGAGAACAGATGATTTGCTGCATAAattatattactaataattaataaaatgtaaacaaaaacataaacagGAAAACAGTTACGCTGCTAGAAAAAGGCCATTCACAAACAATAACCTAAGTAGTTGATGGCctgattttaacatttttaatattttaatccttAAATAAATAGAATCGTTAATGTCTCTATTGCAATCATGGCAATCAAATTTTTAATCGTTaatgtctcaattttttaaaagtatgaaCAACTTACAGCAATAGTAGGGTTTGGTCGCTTACCTTAAAAAGGAGAGCAACAATCCAACACAAGTGCTGAGTAGCCAAGCAATAAAACCATACTGAAGATAGTggatgagagagaaagagaatttgttactagttatttatttaaacttcaAACAAAAACTTTATCAGACATCTTCATTATAATACGCATGCAGTAAAACAACTgtaaaacttaacaaaataagcAACAACAGATATATAGCCAGGCCAAACATAACAATTACTGGACTCAAAAAACAAACATGAGGGATAATAAAATCCCTAGTTCTAGCTAACATTACAATGATAGAGTTAAAAGCACTCCCAAGCAAATCGGTACCAGGGGTTATAGCAACGCGTCTAACAAAGAATGCCAAAATCACTGTTTTACTTATAGGGTTATTTGATTCTTCAATCTCAACTAAGATCCCAGTGTTATCAAAAAACGGCCATGGCAGAGCACCATGGCAGTTTTCTGTAGCAGACCTTCCAATGGTGGTGAATCAGGTTTCTGTGGCACCTCATGGAAGCCACATTTGGGCGTCTCAGAGTGCAAGCTTGGAGCAGCCATGGAAGGAATTGCGAACCAGCATCATACTCCCatgcaaaacaaagaaattgtctctcttctcattttatttagttttctcTCCTCTCATTTCTAgacatgatattattattaattatgattgtctttcataattttttcattacaacTATATTTCAGCATTTTGTTTAAATTGTCTATGTGTATATAACGTATTTTTCTTTGTCCATAATGCTTCCTCTGTAACCCATTATGTcttccaatatatttttataaaggaTTTTTGGCGTTGCAGATATTTTCCATTATCTGAAATTGATAACACTGGAAAGTATCCCATCCTGATTTAACAAAAGATAGGAAGTTATTGGGATTTATGCGGAGAATCAAAGAAACATCATTCTTCATGAGCAGTCCGACCACAAAGCTGACAGGTTCGCCAAATACATGTGAATTGTAACTTAAGTCCAAGTAGAAACAAAGATGCAGGGTTGTCAAAATCAATGTCCTACTTAGGATGAGGGATGAAATATGGGAAATTGTGAGGACACAAATTGCACGCGATCACCACCaacaaaatttaagaattaaaataattatttaatagtcatattattattcaatgttttcttctttgataGGAATTATGCGAAGctaaaatggaagagaaaaataatgagAAGTCAAACAATCAGGAGACTTTGTATAGACCCAGTGTAAGCACAAATTAagggtttaaaaataaatagtttcaGCCCTCATCACACCAAAGTGATCTGAGAGT contains:
- the LOC114175865 gene encoding calpain-type cysteine protease DEK1 isoform X2 codes for the protein MAGTALLLAFYSIMLWWRTQWQSSRAVAILLLLAVALLCAYELCAVYVTTGSRASDRYSPSGFFFGVSAIALAINMLFICRMVFNGNGLDVDEYVRRAYKFAYSDCIEVGPVACLPEPPDPNELYPRQSRRASHLVLLYLGSLFVLLVYSILYGLTAKEENWLGAITSVAVIILDWNLGACLYGFQLLDSRVAALFIAGTSRVFLICFGVQYWYLGHCISYAVMATVLLGAAVTRHLSATNPLAARRDALQSTVVRLREGFRKKEHNSSSSFSEGCGSSMKRSSSVEASNLGNVIETGRAMAAVDGSNWNNVLSQAASFPDGINSDKSIESGRSSLALHSSSCRSAVPEPEVGISSDDRNLDHNNSLVVCSSSGLDSQGNDSSASNSANQQTLDLNLALAFHERLNDPRIAHVLKRRARQGDRELSSLLQDKGLDPNFAMMLKEKSLELDPTILALLQRSSMDADGDHNENTDNASVDNAIPNQISLSEELRLHGLEKWLQLCRLVLHHITGTPERAWVLFSFIFVLETIIVGIFRPKTIKIINATHQQFEFGLAVLLLSPVICSIMAFLRSLTAEEMSMTSKPRKYGFIAWLLSTCVGLLLSFLSKSSVLLGISLTVPLMVACLSVAIPIWICNGYQFWVPHVNCTGSAGNDRMPQTKKGIILIISMSVFVGSVLALGAIVSAKPLDDLRYKGLNGDPKVLGSPYTSYVFLGWAMASVIGLVVTSVLPIISWFATYRFSLSSAIFIGLFAVILVAFCGVSYLEVIKTRDEHVPTNGDFLAALLPLVCIPALLSLCCGLLKWKDDDWKLSRGVYIFVIIGLVLLLGAISALIVVVKPWTIGVAFLLILLLMVLAIGAIHHWASNNFYLSRTQMVFVCFLAFLLALAAFLVGWFEGKPFVGASVGYFSFLFLLAGRSLTVLLSNPIVVYSPRVLPVYVYDAHADCGKNVSVSFLMLYGIALATEGWGVVASLKIYPPFAGAAVSAITLVVSFGFAVSRPCLTLKMMEDAVHFLGKETVIQAIARSATKTRNALSGTYSAPQRSASSAALLIGDPTIMRDRAGNFVLPRADVMKLRDRLRNEELVAGSFFSRLRYQRTFRHEPTSDVDYRRVMCAHARILALEEAIDTEWVYMWDKFGGYLLLLLGLTSKAEQAQDEVRLRLFLDSIGFSDLSAKKIKKWMPEDRRQFEIIQESYIREKEMEEEVFMQRREEEGRGKERRKALLEKEERKWKEIEASLLSSIPNASSREAAAMAAAVRAVGGDSVLDDSFARERVSSIARRIRASQLSRRALQTGMAGAICVLDDEPTASGRHCGPIDSSLCQSQKVSFSIALMIQPESGPICLLGTEFQKKICWEILVAGSEQGIEAGQVGLRLITKGDRQTTVAKEWSISATSIADGRWHIVTMTIDANLGEATCYLDGGFDGYQNGLPLCVGSSIWEEGTEVWVGVRPPTDIDAFGRSDSEGVESKMHIMDAFLWGRCLTDDEVSSLYTSLASADFGALDFPEDNWQWADSPSRIDGWDSDPADVDLYDRDDVDWDGQYSSGRKRRSERDGMVVDIDSFSRKYRKPRIETQEEIIQRMLSVELAIKEALYARGETQFTDQEFPPSDHSLFVDPSNPPAKLQVVSEWSRPNEIARQNHFDRRQCLFSGAPNPSDVCQGRLGDCWFLSAVAVLTEVSRISEVIITPDYNEEGIYTVRFCVQGEWIPVVVDDWIPCELPGKPAFATSKKGYELWVSILEKAYAKLHGSYEALEGGLVQDALVDLTGGAGEEIDMRSGEAQIDLASGRLWSQLLRFKQEGFLLGAGSPSGSDVHVSSSGIVQGHAYSILQVREVDGHKLVQIRNPWANEVEWNGPWSDSSPEWSDRIKHKLKHVPQSKDGIFWMSWQDFQIHFRSIYICRIYPSEMRHSVHGQWRGYSAGGCQDYDTWNQNPQFRLTATGQDASFPIHVFITLTQGVGFSRTTAGFRNYQSSHDSLMFYIGMRILKTRGRRAAFNIYLHESVGGTDYVNSREISCEMVLEPEPKGYTIVPTTIHPGEEAPFVLSVFTKASITLEAL